In a genomic window of Pedobacter sp. KBS0701:
- a CDS encoding CoA-binding protein, translating to MKKTLIIGASPDPSRYAYKAAHMLKRFNHDIVNVGIKKGEVAGTEIEKPGEIHQDIDTITLYIGPALQPQYHDYILATKPKRVIFNPGTENYELEKLLDQHDIEPVEACTLVLLSTGQY from the coding sequence ATGAAAAAGACACTAATTATTGGCGCGTCGCCAGATCCATCCAGGTATGCTTACAAAGCAGCCCACATGCTTAAGCGTTTTAACCATGATATTGTCAATGTTGGCATAAAAAAAGGAGAAGTAGCAGGCACTGAAATTGAAAAGCCTGGAGAAATTCACCAGGATATTGATACCATCACCTTATATATTGGTCCTGCTTTACAGCCACAATACCACGATTATATTCTGGCCACCAAACCAAAGCGGGTAATCTTCAACCCAGGGACTGAAAATTACGAACTGGAGAAACTATTGGATCAGCATGATATAGAACCTGTTGAAGCCTGCACTTTAGTATTGCTAAGTACCGGACAATATTAA